The window CGGCGTGTAGCAGTGGCTTGCGCCAGTGGCCATGAAGGAGCGGCAGGAGGGCTGGCAGGAGGGCCAGCGTGATCTCGTGAGCGAGAACGCAGATCGGCAAGGCGAGACAGAGCACGGGGATGAGGTGGCCGCGGCCGCGGGCCTGCTGCCAGAGCATCGTGGCGAAGAGTGCGAGGAACAGAAGCTCTGCACGGAAGGCGCCTTCCGGATCACCAAACGGGAAGAGGAAGGCGGCGGGGCTGGCCAGCGCGAGGAGGAAGGCGGGCGCCGGACCGGCGCGGAGCGTCAGCCGCCAGGCGGCATGGATCAGCACGAGGCTCAGGGCGGTGACGAGCAGGAATACCGCCGAGGGCGCGGGGACGGGCAGGCGGGAGATGAGGGACCCGGTCAGGCCGCGCCGGACGAAGCCGGCATCGTAGGAGATCAGCCAGCCGTCAAGGCTCCACGCATGCTGCTGGACGATGATCTGCCGGTAGGCCAGCACCACGGTGGCAAGAGCAAGCACGGCAAAGCAGAGGTGGACCAGGGGCTTGGCGGGGACGGTCATCGCGGCGGCTCAGTCCCCGTCGAAGCCGGAAGGCTGGTGGAGGATTTCGGGGATCTCGTCGGTGGAGTCGTCGAGATGGACGAGCATGGCGCGGGCCATGTCCGCCCCGGCGCGGAACAGATCCTCGTGCATGACGTGGATCTCCGGCCGAAAGAGACGAAGCAGTTCGAGCGGTTCCTTGGCGACGATGTCGATGTCGGTGCCGATGCGCAGGCCTGCCGCCTCGATTGCGGCGGTGGCTGCAAGGCAACTCATCACCGTTGAGGCGACGATGCCGTCCGGGCGGTGGCGGGAAGCGAGGATCCGGGCAATTTCGTTGATGACGTCCAGACGCGGGCTTTCCGAGGAGATGTCGCGCAGTGGCACCTCGATCAGATCATGGGCATCGACGACGGCGCGGAAGCCTTCGAGCATGTGCTGGGCGTAGGCGTAATGGGCCGGTGGCTGGATGAGGGCCAGGCGACTGCGGCCGAGACTGCGCAGGCGTTCGGCGGCGTGGGTGGCGAAAGCGTGGTTGTCGAAATCGACATATGGGGCGGGAGCGGCCAGGCCGGGGCGCCCGTGGGTGACGAAGGGAAAGCCGCGCTCCTGCAGATAGGCGGCGCGGATGTCCTGCGGTTCGATATCCGAGAGGATGATGCCGTCGGCGGAACCGGTCTCCACCACGTATTGCACGGCCGAAAGATCTTCGGCATCGGCGGGGGCGGGGGTGACGATCAGGTGATAGGCGGTGCCGGCGAGACCGTGGGTCAGCCCCTGCATGAGGTGGGTGGTGGTGCCCAGCTTGTCGCGCTTCATGTTCAGGATGAAGCTGATGACATTCGTCTTGCCAGTGCGCAGGCGGACGCCGGCCCGGTTCGGTCGATACCCGATTTCGCGGGCGACGGTGCGGACGCGGGCCTTGGTGGCCTTGGAAATGTCGGGCGCGTCGGAGAGCGCGCGGGACACGGTGGTGACGCCGAGGCCGGTGATGTAGGCGATCGTCTTCAGCGTCGGACGCGGCTTGCCTGTGGGGCGTTGTTTCTCTGCCATGATCTTTACGCCTGAATGTCGAGTCGCGGACGGGATGCCCGATGGATGTCGGCTTGATTCGGAATTCGGAACCGGAAGTCGCTGAAACGTTTCAGTTATCCCCAGCCGAATTGTGGTGAGCGCAGGCGGAGTGTTCGGCCCACCTGAGCGGAATGTCAGCATAGACGCCGCAGGCAAAATGCGTCAACACCTTTGTTTTTCAGGGAATTTTTGGCGTCATCTGATGTACGTGCCCGATTTCCCGCGCAAGCAGGCGGGGGCTGTTGCCGCAAGCTTTCGCGGCGTATTCCAGATTGCTTTGCTGCATGGGTTTGGCTACGGTCGAGCGGCATCGATTTAGAATGTGCAGACAGAAAATGTCAAAAAAGACACTGGGAGGAATGAAAATGAAGACATCCATGCGGAAGATCGCCCTTGCGGCGTCCGTGGCCCTGCCGTGGGCGACGATGGCGGCAGCGACCGATCTTGAGGTCACGCACTGGTGGACATCCGGTGGCGAAGCGGCTGCCGTGGCGGAATTCGCCAACGCGTTCAACGAGAATACCGATCACAACTGGGTCGACGGTGCCATCGCCGGCGGCGGCAGTACCGCGCGGCCTGTGATGGTCAGCCGGATCATCGGCGGCGATCCGATGGGCGCGTTCCAGTTCAACCATGGACGTCAGGCCGAGGAACTGATCGAGGCGGGCGTGCTGCGCGACCTGACCGAGCTGGCGGAAGCCGAAGGCTGGCGGGATATCATCAACCCGCCCTCGCTGCTGGACAGTTGCACGGTGGATGGCAAGATTTACTGCGTGCCGGTGAACATCCATTCCTGGCAGTGGCTGTGGCTGTCCAACAAGGCATTTGAGGATGCGGGCGTAGACGTTCCGACGAACTGGGATGAATATGTCGCTGCCGCCCCGGCGCTGAAGGAAGCGGGCAAGGTGCCATTGGCGCTGGGTGGCCAGCCGTGGCAGAACTCCGGCCTTTTCAACGTGCTGATGGTGGCGCTGGCCGGGCCTGACGTACTGGTACAGCTCTATGGTGAAAAGGACGCCGATCTGGCGGCCGGTGAAGAAATCGCCCGCGTGTTCAAGGCGGCTGCGGATGCGCGCGACATGTCCCAGGGCTCGAACGTGCAGGACTGGAACCAGGCGACGAACCTGGTGATCACCGATGCCGCCGGCGGCCAGGTGATGGGCGACTGGGCTCAGGGCGAATTCCAGGTGGCCGAGGAAGTGGCCGGTGAGGATTATACCTGCCTGCCGGGCCTTGGCGTGAACGAACTGATCTCCACCGATGGTGACGCGTTCTATTTCCCGTTGATCGAGGATCCTGAAATCGCGGCGGCGCAGGAAGCGCTGGCCTCGACGATGGTTTCCCCGGAAACGCAGGTGGCCTTCAACCTGAAGAAAGGGTCGCTGCCGATCCGGGGTGACATCGATCTCGCCGCGGCAAACGACTGCATGAAGAAGGGGCTGGAGATCCTGGCTTCCGGCAACGTGATGCCCGCGGTGAACCAGCTGAATACCGAGGACACGAACAACCAGCTCAATGACCTGTTCGTGGAGTTCTTCAACGACACTTCCATTACCGTGGAAGACGCGCAGGCGCGTTTCGTCAATATCGTGAAGAACGCCGACTGATCCCCCCTGACGGGCGGTGTGCCCTCTGCGCACCGCCCGACTTGCGCCCTATTCACGCACAGGAGGGGACTGCATGGCCGCCACCGGTCGCCCGATACAACTGTTCCGCAATCTGAATGCCAAGATTGCCGCCATACCGATGATGCTGACGGCGGTGGTGATCTTCTTTGGCTGTTCGGTGTGGACGATCGTCTATTCCTTCACCAATTCCAAGCTGCTGCCGCGGGCCAAGTTCGTCGGACTGGACCAGTATGAGCGGCTGTGGTCCGCCAACCGCTGGCTGATCTCTATCGAGAACCTGTTCATCTACGGCATTCTCTCGCTGATTTTCTCGTTGCTCATCGGCTTCGTGCTGGCGGCATTGCTGGACCAGAAGATCCGGTTCGAGGACACGTTCCGCACCATTCTGCTGTATCCGTTCGCGTTGTCCTTCGTGGTGACGGGGCTGGTCTGGCAGTGGCTGCTGAACCCGGAGTACGGGGTGCAGGCGGTGGTGCGATCCATGGGATGGGAAAGTTTCACCTTCGATCCGCTCTACACCGCGGACATCGCCATCTATGGCGTATTGATCGCAGGTTTGTGGCAGGGAACCGGACTGGTGATGTGCCTGATGCTGGCGGGTTTGCGCGGCATTGACGAGGATATCTGGAAGGCCGCGCGGGTGGATGGCATCCCGATGTGGAAGACGTACCTGTTCATTGTCATCCCGATGATGCGCCCCGTCTTCATCACCACCATCGTGATCATCGCCAGCGGCATCGTCCGGGTCTACGACCTCGTTGTCGCGCAGACGAGCGGGGGGCCGGGCATCGCCACGGAGGTGCCTGCCAAATACGTCTATGACTACATGTTTCAGGGGCAGAACCTCGGTCAGGGCTTTGCAGCCTCGACGATGATGCTGCTGTCGGTGTCCATTGTCATCATTCCCTGGGCCTATCTTGAATTCGGAGGGAAGAGACGTGGCTAATCCGGCAACACTTTCCGCCACCGTCGCCGGGGCCGATGCCGCCGCCGGGGCGATGGCAGGGCCGCGCGGTCCGCGACCGCGCCGGCGATTCTCCCGCCGCAACATCTTCATTTACGGCACCCTGATCGTTGTGAGCGTCTACTACCTGTTGCCGCTCTACGTTATGATCGTCACCTCGCTGAAGGGCATGCCGGAAATTCGGATGGGCAACGTGTTCGCGCCGCCGGTGGAGGTGACCTTCGCGCCGTGGGTGAAAGCCTGGGCGGAGGCCTGCACCGGGCTGAACTGTGACGGGCTGAGCCGGGGTTTCTGGAATTCGGTCCAGATCCTCGTGCCTTCGGTGGTGGCCTCGATCATCATCGCCAGCATCAACGGCTATGCGCTGGCGAACTGGCGGTTCAAGGGGGCCAACCTGTTCTTCACGATCCTGATCATCGGGGCATTCATTCCCTATCAGGTGATGATCTATCCGATCGTGATCGTGCTGCGCGAGATCGGTCTCTACGGTTCGCTTTGGGGTCTCGTGATGGTGCACACCATCTTCGGGATGCCGATCCTGACGCTCTTGTTCCGCAACTATTTCACCTCCGTTCCAGAGGAGCTTTTCAAGGCGGCACGGGTCGATGGGGCCGGATTCTGGGCGATCTACTTCAAGATCATGCTGCCGATGGCGCTGCCGATCTTCGTGGTGGCGATCATCCTGCAGGTGACCGGCATCTGGAACGATTTCCTGTTCGGGGTGATCTACACCAAGCCCGAGAATTACCCGATGACCGTCCAGCTCAACAACATCGTCAACTCGGTGCAGGGGGTGAAGGAATACAACGTGAATATGGCCGCAACGATCCTGACGGGGCTGGTGCCGCTGGCCGTCTATTTTGTTTCGGGCAAACTGTTCGTGCGCGGCATTGCCGCCGGCGCGGTGAAGGGGTGAGGCAATGCCAAGTATCGAAGTGAAAGACCTGAGCCTGAGTTTCGGCGCCGTCCATGTGCTCAGGAAAATGAATATCACCGTCGAGGACGGAGAATTTCTGGTGCTGCTGGGGCCCTCGGGCTGCGGCAAGTCCACGTTGCTGAACTGCCTTGCCGGGCTGTTGGATGTCTCGGACGGGCAAATCTGGATAAAGGGCAAGAACGTGACATGGGAGGAGCCGAAGGACCGGGGTATCGGCATGGTGTTCCAGTCCTACGCGCTCTATCCGCAGATGACGGTGCGTGGGAACCTGAGTTTCGGCCTGAAGAACAAACGGATGCCGAAAGCCGAGGTGGAGAGCCGGGTGGCGCGCGCGGCGGAAATCCTGCAAATCGAGCCGCTGCTCGACCGTAAGCCGGGTGCGCTGTCGGGTGGGCAGCGGCAGCGGGTGGCGATCGGGCGGGCACTGGTGCGCGATGTGGACGTGTTTCTGTTCGACGAGCCGCTTTCCAACCTCGACGCCAAGCTACGCTCCGAATTGCGGGTGGAGATCAAGCGGCTGCACCAGAAGCTGGAAAACACCATGGTCTACGTGACGCATGACCAGATCGAGGCGTTGACGCTGGCCGACCGGATCGCGGTGATGCGCGGCGGGATCATCCAGCAACTGGCCGGACCGAAGGAGATCTACAACAAGCCCGCGAACCTGTTTGTGGCCGGGTTCATAGGTAGCCCGGCCATGAGCATGCTGGAAGGGCGGAGCAGCGAGGCCGGGTTCGTCATGGGGGACGTGACGGTACCGCTGACGGCGTATGACGGCGGGCAGGTTCTGCCGGGGCGTGACCTGATCCTCGGGGTGCGGCCGGAGCATATCACAGTGGGGCCGGAGGGTACGGGCATTCCGGCGGTGGTGGACATCGACGAGCCCATGGGCTCCGACAGTCTGTTGTGGGTGCGGGTGGCGGGGCAGGTGGTATCCGTTCGGATCTCGGCGGATGCCGAGTACCGCCCGGGGCAGGTGGTGGGCCTGACGTTCGATATCGCGAAATCGTCGTTGTTTGACGTGAAGAGCGAGGACCGCATCTGATGAACCTCGCCGGTGTCTGGCGGCTGCGGGACGGGCTTGGGGAGTACGATCTGGAGATCGTGCTGCCGGGTGACGTGCATTCTGCGCTGATCGCCGCCGGACATTTGCCGGAGCCTTATGAAGGCCGCAACGAGATGGCCTGCCGCTGGGTGGCAGAGCGGGAGTGGACAATCTCGCGCCGGTTCGAGGCGGAGGGGGCGGAGTGGGCACATCTGCACCTGGAGTGTGTCGATTGCGTCGCGGAGATCAGCATCAACGGCGAGTTGGTGGCACTGGCGGAGAATGCCTTTCATCCGCAGGAGGTGCTGCTGGCCGGCGTGCTGCGGCCAGGCGAGAACGAGATCGCAGTGAAATTCCCATCCAGCCTTGCGGTGGCCGATGCCCTGCAGGCGGCGCAGCCGTTCAGGGTGCCGTACCACGAGGGTAACTCGCCGCTGGCCAATGGCAACATGCTGCGGAAGGTGCAGTGTGATTTCGGGTGGGACTGGAACATCGCGCTGGCGCCGCTGGGCCTGTACGGGGCGATGGAGTTGCGCGAGACGGGGCCGTGGATCGGTGTCGTTGACGTGACGCAGGTGCATTTCGACGGCAGGGTGGAGCTTGAGATCGGGGTGAGCCTGCAGGGGCTGGCCGGGGCCGAGCGTGTGGAACTGGAGGTGAGCTGCTGCGGTGAGGATGCGCGCGCCACGGTGGAGGTGACGCGGGAGCCTGTACGCCACGTGCTGGGGCTGGAGATAGACGACCCGGAATTGTGGCAGCCGGCGGGACTGGGCGCGCAGGTAATGCACGCCCTGCGGGTGACCGCAGGCAGCGAAACGCGGGTGATCCGGCTGGCGCTGCGCGAGGTCTTGCTGATCTCGGAGCCGGACGAAGTGGGGCGCAGCTTCAAGCTGCGGGTCAACGGTGAGGATGTTTTCTGCCGGGGGGCGAACTGGATTCCGGCGGATGCGCTGCCGGGACGGATCAGCAGGGAGAAGACGCGGGCGCTGCTGCAATCGGCGGTGGACGCCAACATGAACATGATCCGCGTCTGGGGCGGTGGCCGGTATGAGCCGGACAGCTTCTACGAGGATTGCGACGTGCTGGGGCTGCTTGTCTGGCAGGATTTCATGTTCGCCTGCAACCTCTACCCCTCTACCGAGCCGTTTCTGGAAAATGTCGGTAGGGAGGTGGATTACCAGGCGCTGCGTCTGGGCCATCGCGCGGCGATCTGGTGTGGCGACAACGAGTTGATCGGCGCGCTGGGCTGGTTCGAGGAGAGCCGCAACGACCGGGACCGCTACCTTGTCAGCTATGACCGGCTGAACTGGCGGATCGAGGAGCGGCTGAAGGCGGCCCTGCCCGGTGCGCAGTGGTGGCCGTCCTCGCCTTCGCCGGGGCCGCTGGCGTTCGGAGATGCATGGCATGATGACACGAGCGGGGACATGCATTTCTGGTCTGTCTGGCACGAGGGCCGGGACTTTGCGCATTACCGGGACGTGGCGCCGCGCTTCTGCTCCGAGTTCGGGTTCCAGTCGTTTCCGTCGCTGCCGGTGATCCGGGGTTTTGCGGCGCCGGAGGACAGGAATATCGCCAGCCCGGTGATGGAGGCGCACCAGAAGAATGCCGGCGGCAATGCGCGGATCGCGGAGACGATGTTCCGCGAATTCCGGTTTCCGGCGCGGTTCGAGGATTTTGTCTACCTCAGCCAGATCCAGCAGGGGCTGGCGATCCGGACGGCGGTGGAGGCCTGGCGAGCGACGAAACCGCGCTGCATGGGCACGCTGTACTGGCAGTTGAACGACACATGGCCGGTGGCAAGCTGGGCGAGCCTGAACCATGGCGGAAGCTGGAAGGCGCTGCACCACATGGCGCGGCGGTTCTATCAACCGGTGCAGGTGGTGGCGATCCCGGAGGGCGAGGACTTCCGGCTGGTGGGACTGAATGACACCGGGGCCGATGTGGAGGTGGATCTGCAGGTGATGCGCTTGGCGGAATGTGGCGAACAGGCGCCAATGCCGCGCCGCAGTCACCTGTTGTCGCATCGGGTGGCAACGGAGATCGGCACGCTGTCAGCGGGCGATCTGGGCGACTTTCCGTTGCTGGCGCTGGAATGGTCCGGCGGCGGCATGGATGGCTTCGACGTAGTGGCGCGGCAGCCGTGGAAGGCGCTGGCGCCCCGCCCGCCGGAACTGCGTCTGGCGGTGGAAGACGGG of the Algicella marina genome contains:
- a CDS encoding carbohydrate ABC transporter permease translates to MAATGRPIQLFRNLNAKIAAIPMMLTAVVIFFGCSVWTIVYSFTNSKLLPRAKFVGLDQYERLWSANRWLISIENLFIYGILSLIFSLLIGFVLAALLDQKIRFEDTFRTILLYPFALSFVVTGLVWQWLLNPEYGVQAVVRSMGWESFTFDPLYTADIAIYGVLIAGLWQGTGLVMCLMLAGLRGIDEDIWKAARVDGIPMWKTYLFIVIPMMRPVFITTIVIIASGIVRVYDLVVAQTSGGPGIATEVPAKYVYDYMFQGQNLGQGFAASTMMLLSVSIVIIPWAYLEFGGKRRG
- a CDS encoding ABC transporter ATP-binding protein, which translates into the protein MPSIEVKDLSLSFGAVHVLRKMNITVEDGEFLVLLGPSGCGKSTLLNCLAGLLDVSDGQIWIKGKNVTWEEPKDRGIGMVFQSYALYPQMTVRGNLSFGLKNKRMPKAEVESRVARAAEILQIEPLLDRKPGALSGGQRQRVAIGRALVRDVDVFLFDEPLSNLDAKLRSELRVEIKRLHQKLENTMVYVTHDQIEALTLADRIAVMRGGIIQQLAGPKEIYNKPANLFVAGFIGSPAMSMLEGRSSEAGFVMGDVTVPLTAYDGGQVLPGRDLILGVRPEHITVGPEGTGIPAVVDIDEPMGSDSLLWVRVAGQVVSVRISADAEYRPGQVVGLTFDIAKSSLFDVKSEDRI
- a CDS encoding substrate-binding domain-containing protein, yielding MAEKQRPTGKPRPTLKTIAYITGLGVTTVSRALSDAPDISKATKARVRTVAREIGYRPNRAGVRLRTGKTNVISFILNMKRDKLGTTTHLMQGLTHGLAGTAYHLIVTPAPADAEDLSAVQYVVETGSADGIILSDIEPQDIRAAYLQERGFPFVTHGRPGLAAPAPYVDFDNHAFATHAAERLRSLGRSRLALIQPPAHYAYAQHMLEGFRAVVDAHDLIEVPLRDISSESPRLDVINEIARILASRHRPDGIVASTVMSCLAATAAIEAAGLRIGTDIDIVAKEPLELLRLFRPEIHVMHEDLFRAGADMARAMLVHLDDSTDEIPEILHQPSGFDGD
- a CDS encoding beta-mannosidase, whose translation is MNLAGVWRLRDGLGEYDLEIVLPGDVHSALIAAGHLPEPYEGRNEMACRWVAEREWTISRRFEAEGAEWAHLHLECVDCVAEISINGELVALAENAFHPQEVLLAGVLRPGENEIAVKFPSSLAVADALQAAQPFRVPYHEGNSPLANGNMLRKVQCDFGWDWNIALAPLGLYGAMELRETGPWIGVVDVTQVHFDGRVELEIGVSLQGLAGAERVELEVSCCGEDARATVEVTREPVRHVLGLEIDDPELWQPAGLGAQVMHALRVTAGSETRVIRLALREVLLISEPDEVGRSFKLRVNGEDVFCRGANWIPADALPGRISREKTRALLQSAVDANMNMIRVWGGGRYEPDSFYEDCDVLGLLVWQDFMFACNLYPSTEPFLENVGREVDYQALRLGHRAAIWCGDNELIGALGWFEESRNDRDRYLVSYDRLNWRIEERLKAALPGAQWWPSSPSPGPLAFGDAWHDDTSGDMHFWSVWHEGRDFAHYRDVAPRFCSEFGFQSFPSLPVIRGFAAPEDRNIASPVMEAHQKNAGGNARIAETMFREFRFPARFEDFVYLSQIQQGLAIRTAVEAWRATKPRCMGTLYWQLNDTWPVASWASLNHGGSWKALHHMARRFYQPVQVVAIPEGEDFRLVGLNDTGADVEVDLQVMRLAECGEQAPMPRRSHLLSHRVATEIGTLSAGDLGDFPLLALEWSGGGMDGFDVVARQPWKALAPRPPELRLAVEDGRLTVTCAAPAFFVMLETDVPGRFSDNAFAVLPDRPVTVTFSPDEGGMPAAGDFRMYDLQGATCGPGP
- a CDS encoding ABC transporter substrate-binding protein; this translates as MKTSMRKIALAASVALPWATMAAATDLEVTHWWTSGGEAAAVAEFANAFNENTDHNWVDGAIAGGGSTARPVMVSRIIGGDPMGAFQFNHGRQAEELIEAGVLRDLTELAEAEGWRDIINPPSLLDSCTVDGKIYCVPVNIHSWQWLWLSNKAFEDAGVDVPTNWDEYVAAAPALKEAGKVPLALGGQPWQNSGLFNVLMVALAGPDVLVQLYGEKDADLAAGEEIARVFKAAADARDMSQGSNVQDWNQATNLVITDAAGGQVMGDWAQGEFQVAEEVAGEDYTCLPGLGVNELISTDGDAFYFPLIEDPEIAAAQEALASTMVSPETQVAFNLKKGSLPIRGDIDLAAANDCMKKGLEILASGNVMPAVNQLNTEDTNNQLNDLFVEFFNDTSITVEDAQARFVNIVKNAD
- a CDS encoding carbohydrate ABC transporter permease → MAGPRGPRPRRRFSRRNIFIYGTLIVVSVYYLLPLYVMIVTSLKGMPEIRMGNVFAPPVEVTFAPWVKAWAEACTGLNCDGLSRGFWNSVQILVPSVVASIIIASINGYALANWRFKGANLFFTILIIGAFIPYQVMIYPIVIVLREIGLYGSLWGLVMVHTIFGMPILTLLFRNYFTSVPEELFKAARVDGAGFWAIYFKIMLPMALPIFVVAIILQVTGIWNDFLFGVIYTKPENYPMTVQLNNIVNSVQGVKEYNVNMAATILTGLVPLAVYFVSGKLFVRGIAAGAVKG